DNA from Daucus carota subsp. sativus chromosome 1, DH1 v3.0, whole genome shotgun sequence:
ATTCTTTGTTGTGTGCTCCATATAAAAACACAATGCAGCTCTTTCTTTGTTTTAAGCAGTTGAGATTTTTTAGAGTTTCATTAGTTCATGACTTCATGTAAGTGTTGCCAATTTTTATCTAGTAAGAAATAAACTAATCGTAATGATAGAGAAAAGACTTTGGGGGCGTTTGGTTTATGGTTAATGAGTCCGGTTAACGAGAATCGGAAACTCAAACTCATGTGTGTTTGGATTAGCAATTTTATGATATGTAATGGGTACTTCATATCACTTGGTGGATAAATCATTACCTACACATTCCTCGAGATATCCGTTCCCATACCCCTCATTCTCATTTCCTATTCCCATTCCCACGTACCATCCactcaaaacaaatattattttccACTCAAGGTGATGAAATTCTGGTTTATGTGCAGTAACTTAGTCTTCatcattaatatttgtaaagtgTAACAGACAGAGGATCAGGTTGAATTGCCTCTTCCCTCATAATATCTTGAAGTTGGAACCTTTTATGATGAGAAAACTATTGGTTAACCATTAACATCGTTATGTGCATTGTATTTTGCAAAGAGAGAATGTATTTGAAGTTTGCAAGAAAAGATTTGCAATCTTAATGAAGATATTATGTTGTGCAGGCGTGACATCAGGGGCCATCCGTAGTGCAGGCTCCTCATTCAGCGGACAAACATTGCACCTGTCCTCTTCACAATATGCCCCTCAACGAAGAAAAATTCAGATGTCAAGATTATGTGTAATGATGGTTAAACCAACGATTCAATTTATCCAAGGGACTGATGAGCAGACTGTTCCAGATGTGAAGCTAACTAAATCTAGGGATGGAACAAATGGTATGGCTATATTTAGGTTTGACGAGCCATCAGTTTTTGACTCATCTGGTGAGGTTGGCGAGATCACTGGCTTCTACATGATTGATGAGGAAGGG
Protein-coding regions in this window:
- the LOC108204268 gene encoding photosystem II reaction center PSB28 protein, chloroplastic, with product MATLQSLAFASPVSKHSHQVPSFAGVTSGAIRSAGSSFSGQTLHLSSSQYAPQRRKIQMSRLCVMMVKPTIQFIQGTDEQTVPDVKLTKSRDGTNGMAIFRFDEPSVFDSSGEVGEITGFYMIDEEGTLQSVDVNARFVNGKPAGIEAKYVMRTPRDWDRFMRFMERYANANSLQFVKS